DNA sequence from the Cucurbita pepo subsp. pepo cultivar mu-cu-16 chromosome LG06, ASM280686v2, whole genome shotgun sequence genome:
tcaactcgataagGCCGGCTGCCACATTTCCATCAAATTGCGGTAAGAAGCCGTGGAAATCTCGTCGGCGCATGCGCACGGGAAAGAggcggatcaaaagaaggaggagtcgACTGATGACGggtgggaagagaggtcacctgagcaagaattgctggagcaagctcaggaacaagAAGACGGCCgaaaaggcccatgtggctcatTCCGAGGAGGATGAANgagcaagctcaggaacaaggagaCGGCCGAAAAGGCCCATGTGTGGCTCATTCCGAGGAGGATGAGCCGGCCCTTTTCATGGTGATTGCATCAGTCCTACCTGACGTCGAACCCGAGAAAGAGCTCCCTaatccacagaggtaatcGGCGATTGCATCAGTCCTACCTGACGTCGAACCCGATGAAGAGCTTCAACTGTGCATAACAAAATACACCggctggggagccaattcgactgaaggaggagcgagtgctCGCTCANcgtcgaacccgaggaagagctccaacTGTGCATAACAAATGCACCggctggggagccaattcgactgaaggaggagcgagtgctCGCTCAAATCGGTGAAATTCAGCGACGGCTCCGTCGTTGAGATCGAAGGGCACGGCACCATCCTAttcgtcggcaagggaggcaatcatcacaagctgaccgacgtctacttcatcccgagactcaaggctaatattgtgagcctgggtcaactcgataagGCCGGCTGCCACATTTCCATCAAACGCTaatccacagaggtaatcggcgacggcataactgctccggtgagcgtcgaacccgaTGAAGAGCTCCAACTGTGCATAACAAATACACCggctggggagccaattcgANNNNNNNNNNNNNNNNNNNNNNNNNNNNNNNNNNNNNNNNNNNNNNNNNNNNNNNNNNNNNNNNNNNNNNNNNNNNNNNNNNNNNNNNNNNNNNNNNNNNNNNNNNNNNNNNNNNNNNNNNNNNNNNNNNNNNNNNNNNNNNNNNNNNNNNNNNNNNNNNNNNNNNNNNNNNNNNNNNNNNNNNNNNNNNNNNNNNNNNNNNNNNNNNNNNNNNNNNNNNNNNNNNNNNNNNNNNNNNNNNNNNNNNNNNNNNNNNNNNNNNNNNNNNNNNNNNNNNNNNNNNNNNNNNNNNNNNNNNNNNNNNNNNNNNNNNNNNNNNNNNNNNNNNNNNNNNNNNNNNNNNNNNNNNNNNNNNNNNNNNNNNNNNNNNNNNNNNNNNNNNNNNNNNNNNNNNNNNNNNNNNNNNNNNNNNNNNNNNNNNNNNNNNNNNNNNNNNNNNNNNNNNNNNNNNNNNNNNNNNNNNNNNNNNNNNNNNNNNNNNNNNNNNNNNNNNNNNNNNNNNNNNNNNNNNNNNNNNNNNNNNNNNNNNNNNNNNNNNNNNNNNNNNNNNNNNNNNNNNNNNNNNNNNNNNNNNNNNNNNNNNNNNNNNNNNNNNNNNNNNNNNNNNNNNNNNNNNNNNNNNNNNNNNNNNNNNNNNNNNNNNNNNNNNNNNNNNNNNNNNNNNNNNNNNNNNNNNNNNNNNNNNNNNNNNNNNNNNNNNNNNNNNNNNNNNNNNNNNNNNNNNNNNNNNNNNNNNNNNNNNNNNNNNNNNNNNNNNNNNNNNNNNNNNNNNNNNNNNNNNNNNNNNNNNNNNNNNNNNNNNNNNNNNNNNNNNNNNNNNNNNNNNNNNNNNNNNNNNNNNNNNNNNNNNNNNNNNNNNNNNNNNNNNNNNNNNNNNNNNNNNNNNNNNNNNNNNNNNNNNNNNNNNNNNNNNNNNNNNNNNNNNNNNNNNNNNNNNNNNNNNNNNNNNNNNNNNNNNNNNNNNNNNNNNNNNNNNNNNNNNNNNNNNNNNNNNNNNNNNNNNNNNNNNNNNNNNNNNNNNNNNNNNNNNNNNNNNNNNNNNNNNNNNNNNNNNNNNNNNNNNNNNNNNNNNNNNNNNNNNNNNNNNNNNNNNNNNNNNNNNNNNNNNNNNNNNNNNNNNNNNNNNNNNNNNNNNNNNNNNNNNNNNNNNNNNNNNNNNNNNNNNNNNNNNNNNNNNNNNNNNNNNNNNNNNNNNNNNNNNNNNNNNNNNNNNNNNNNNNNNNNNNNNNNNNNNNNNNNNNNNNNNNNNNNNNNNNNNNNNNNNNNNNNNNNNNNNNNNNNNNNNNNNNNNNNNNtttgacaaacacgtcgaatggattagcgAATTCTTAGACGGCAATTTTctaggaagtggcacagattcagttggccactctccacccatttttaggataggttatatttaaataggaagaTTTCACAACCTGATTTTAAGTGCAGTCAAACTTTCCGTCcttctctctgttattttactcattttattttatttttcttccaacaacctcctgTAGacaatttcctctcaccgaaaagaaaggatttccctggccgattatcgaaatccaacagTTGCGATCACCTTCGCTTGAGGAGGCTTGGTTTCGCCTTGTCTCTTGGGGCTGTTCGTTGTTCAAGTCGAACAGTCGTTCGGCCATAGCATAGGCCGTGGAGAGATCTTCTATGTCATATTCATATAGTTTAGACTCTGGCCATGGCTTCAATCCTTCAGTGAACTAGAAGATCTTATCTAACTCAGACATCTGTCGAATGTCTAACATGAGTAACGAGAAATGTTTGACATATTCTCGAATGTTGCTCGTATGTTTAAGGTCGCGTAATTTCCTTCTGGCCATGATCTCCACATTCCTTAGAAAGAATTGAGACCGAAGCTCCTGTTTTAGTCTCTCCCAAGTGTCTACTGTGCATCGGCCCTCTTGGATGTCCACATACTTTGACCGCCACCAAAGTTTCGCATCCTCAGCAAGATGCATGGTGGCCACAGtgatcttttcttcctttgtcTCAGTGTCAGTCGCTTTAAAGTACTGCTCAAGGTCGAAGATGTAGTTCTCTAAGGCCTTGGCGTCCCGAGCCCTAGAGAAGGGCTTGGGGAAGTTTGACCTTGTTGGTTCACGTTGTCCTCTGAGAAGTTCTCCACCGTCCTTACAGCAACGTTTACTCTGGCGCTTATGTCCGCCATTTCTACCCTGACTACGTCGAGGGCTGCTTTCACATCTTCAGATAGTTCAATGACCATCTGAAACATCGCTTTCTGGGAGCTGTCTAGTCCATCGACTCGCTCCTCAATCAGGCCAGTAGAGCCTGTCGAGCTGTCTCCTCGCTCAAAACCACCATTCTTTGTGGTTTTTATTTCTAGATTTTCCATTCGGTACATTATTTCTTGAATGGGTAACTCTTCCAGCCGACCCTTTATTGCGTCAACGATGAGGGTCTTGTCAGCAAGTTCTTTCACTCGCTCATCTAGGAATCGAATACTGTCGGGGACTTCCCACAAGTATTGCATCTGTTCTTCTATTTCGACTAATCTGTCGACATGGGACTTGTTCAACTGTTTAGTCGAAGACATGTCTACCGGTCACTTTGGAGCCAACTAGGTTCTCATACCAATTGTCACAATCGTAGTTTCTAGGCAGTGGATTTGGCAATTGTGCGGCACCCACTCTCAGCATTGAGTGGGTTAAGCCTACTTCGAATTACGTTGTCTGCGGACAGGCAACGTGAATATAAACCTCAGGTTCCGATTtcaagagaagattttagaaagcgaGGGAGAgaggttttagaaaaagagttttgaaagcaagataaagagagattggtgttatatgggaaCGTAaacaaaaaggcaacaacaacggcttactgTATATAACTTATtaggtagggagaagttgacaactagtcatatccccctatagtacattttgaggcatttcatgtctaccaGACGTAGCCATGACATCGCCGAAACGCCATActcttaaagaaaataagaaagaaataatacaacatgaaagctgtaaaagaaagcaataaagtAGTAAAAGGCAAAGGTTTCGGcgtgtcatgggcatgcggccatgggctatgccttggacaagcatgactaTGACACTAGGCCCCCAAAGGACAATATGGTTGAGGGAGAGGAGTGGttgagactttttttttttttttttttttttccttctactCCTATACATCATGTAACATTAAACTAGTACAGATGTTCACGGATTGAGTTTTGAGCagggatattttttaaacctaacACTATTGTTCgagttgtaaattttttattcgtgggttgagttgagttgagttgaaacatatttttttaatcatctcGACTTTCTCTGTAAACCTTGTTCAATCCGGTGCCATAGGTGCACAAGAGTACTTCACACCACAACCATATCTTTTTTATAGGTTCTACATACCAATGTCTGCTGCTTCATCTCGAACAAAAGAATCATCGATAGGCCGGTCATTAGAAGGAATAACCACCTCGTGTATCATCTGTAGCAAAAACTATGAACAAGAGCTAACAATCTGGATGGTATATCGTaagtaaaaacatatattttaaaattaacaacaaTTCAGGTTAATTTATTTCAACGGGGAATTCATAAACCAACCAAATCGAGACCACTTTTGATTAGTTGACCCAAAACCTAACcaagttcataactcaactCGAACTATACGAGAAGGATTAGTTTGAACGGATTTTTCGGGCCCCTGCAAACCATTAACGTTCGAGATGTTAGTGTcgtatctaataaattatgcTCAGATTGATATCGCTAAAGTTGCTTAACCATAGTAACACAACGTTTTCGTCCAATCCAAGAAGATTTCCAAAGAGGGTCAACATACAAAACCTGATACCCAGCTTTACTATACAAATTACGAGCCCCATAGTCATCTTCGTATGCACTTAACGCCAAAAACTTGAATCCCCAAACCTTTGCTAACATGTCACACCCTTTCAATAGTGCCGTTGCTACTTTGCGCCttctataataataaataaataaaataaaataaataaatccgttattaatttatttttaaaaaattatttttgaaaactaaacatattttttaaaccattttgaaagttaaaagaatatttttaaaataaaatattaaatgattttcaTCCATCGATTAAGGGTATTAttggaattttaaaaagtttaagagtattttttttaagaaaaatgtaaagtttaagaatatttttattaatttagtaaaccataatttataataatcatttaaatttaacccaaaaaattactatttataattttggattaaaatttgtaatattagataaataattttaatttagacctatagtttaaatatttcaatttaaactttatattttatttaaagtttcaataatattaatttttttcatattaaaaaatagatttattgaaaataaaatttgaccaataatatatatagaattaaaaataggACTCGTTGCGTAAATTTTTAAAGTCGAAGGacctattaaaaataaaattaattaaaataaataaataaatgaaatatgcAAACCTTGCAGTTTGGTCGACGGCGATTCCAGTTACAAAGAGATACTCTTTGACGCCGGCGGGAAGGAGGCGCCTGACTTTCAAATCTCCGGCCACCGTCACGTCCACCACTCCCACAAAGTTGTACTCATCTTTACACCTTTCACTTTCTGGCTCTGCAACCAAACAAGCATACCTGTTCATATCGACCAAAATTTATTCCGTCAATTTCGGGACatggtcgttacaaatgagcGGTACCTCTCTCGATAAGATATAGTATCGAGAGAAACCCAGGTGAAAGTTGTTGTGTGTCACGATCAtactcgtccaaggcgtgttgtttATGACCACATGTTTGTTCCAAACCTCTTCTACTTTTCATGTTAGATAGGTCTTTACTATTCTTGTTGTATCAATACCAATGTGTATGACCaatcatcaaaatcatgtctatacATACTAGAGCTAAAATGctccaaaatgtactataggagaatgtgactagttgtcaattgtTTCTACTTAAGTTATATGCTATAAGAGTTGCAGTTATTACTTGTTcgtttttagcttataacatcaATCATATGTTAAGATTGTCCGCAAAGTCCAACTTCTATACAGTCGGTTTGTTCGTCgagttagaacaagtgtcgcacaatcgctatCCAACTGCTACAAGAGTATGATTGTGACACTGGGCACGTGACACATAAGTAAATGAGAGATATGTGAATAAACCTAAAccacatctgaatgagagcgatATGACTAAGAAAAGCTTAAGAGAACTAAaagttactatatatatatcaacaaGTTAcactttccttttcggtggctcaatcatcGGTACTCCAAAGTTAAACCTACTTTACCTTAAAaaatttcctaaaattttCACTGAAAACTCTCGAGaccttattttattcattcGTGTTATAAGTCTATTAATTGTTGGaggatggaagtcccacatcggctaatttagggaatgatcgtgggtttataagtgaggaatactaactccattggaatgaggctttttggggaagcccaaatcaaagccacgagagcttatgctcaaagtggacaatattataccattgtggagagtcgtgttcgtctaacatggtataagaaaatgagtcaagcctcctcgaaggcagtcaaaaatgactaagactccaaaggaggcGATCCTCGAttgaggggaggtgttggaagATGGAAGTCCCAGGAGGCGATCCTCGAttgaggggaggtgttggaagatggaagtcccacatcggctaatttagggaatgatcatgggtttataagtgagtgGAATActgaggggaggtgttggaggATGAGTGGAATActgaggggaggtgttggaggATGAGTGGAATActgaggggaggtgttggaggATGAGTGGAATActgaggggaggtgttggaggATGAGTGGAATActgaggggaggtgttggaggATGAGTGGAATActgaggggaggtgttggaggATGAGTGGAATActgaggggaggtgttggaggATGAGTGGAATActgaggggaggtgttggaggATGAGTGGAATActgaggggaggtgttggaggATGAGTGGAATActgaggggaggtgttggaggATGAGTGGAATActgaggggaggtgttggaggATGAGTGGAATActgaggggaggtgttggaggATGAGTGGAATActgaggggaggtgttggaggATGAGTGGAATActgaggggaggtgttggaggATGAGTGGAATActgaggggaggtgttggaggATGAGTGGAATActgaggggaggtgttggaggatggaagtcccacatcggctaatttagggaatgatcatgggtttataaggagacaatatcataccattgtgggtgttcgtctaacattaATCATACATAATTACTTAggtaattgaattattataaacaaaaagcGTACCTGTCTCGTGGGTAACTTTTCAATCGGTAAATCAACGCGGAAAGCACTTCTGCCTGTAACAAAActgcatttattttcaatgtgatttttttttttaattattcgacaataaaataaataattattttttaaaattatttaattaacaaattacaTTTCCTTTTAacgttaaaattaaaaataaaataaataaaaccaaccAGTTTTCCCTTTTacactaaaataaataattatttttaaaattatttagtcTCCAATAacccttaaaaataatttttactttttagaggtaattttttaaactatatatgtaaatattttggaaattaaaattttatatttattaaaaataaaaaatttgaataaaccaCTCcccactaaaaaaaatataattcaattcttatttaataattattatttgggtctaaaaaatttactttatttttaaattatttagtcTCCAACtacctttaaaaataatttttatattttagaagtaattttttaaattatatattcaaattgagccgtaaatattttataaactaattttttatttttattaaaaataaaaatttaaataaacgaCTCACCCactcaaaaaaattatgattcaATTCTTatgtaataattattattttagtcaGACTAATCCCAATAATTAGGTTTAGTCAGACTAAACCCAATCTAGCCCGCAAGCACCTCTatccaaattatttttttcagaaatattaaaaaataaaataaaatataacaaaaaaaagataattaaattattattttgctaaatatttattatatcaaagcccatttttcttattatcgAATATTAACAACATTTTCAACGCATagacttaattaattaagaactTTTAATGCAACGaccctaaaatataaaaaataaaaaataaaaaataaaaaaaaattaattaaaattaaaattaaaatatatattcttattatcgaattttaattttaatttttgtaggtaattgattaaaaaaaattaacagaaattttaataaataaatagagagaaaGGGGGAAAAACCTGGAAGAActggaagaaaaaatggttgaaaagaagaacaggTTCATGGAACGCTTCGGCTTGAATCCTCGCAACCGTTCTcaaatcatcttcttcttcgatcAATTTCCTCACCTTCCATCCAAATTCCGTCGCCAAATACGCATTCTCGTCgctaatttcaatttcttccgATGTTCCGATCGCCGCCGTGATCGGACTCGAATAATCACTGCTACACCGCACAACCACCGCCAATCTCACCTTAATTCCTCCATTCCTCAAGATCTCGTAGCGGCCGGTGCTGGACTTCGCTCTTGTCCGGACCGCCGTGCGCGGCGGATCTTGGCGGAGGTGCGATGAAACTCGGAGCGGATTTGGGAGCAAATGGACCATTGTTGGAAGGGGGCTAGGGCGTCGTCGTCGTTGAAACCGCCGTCAATAGCCGCGGATTTTGGgagcttttattttaatttttatttatttattttattatttttaaatttatttatttatttattttgaggtGATGCATTGGGAAAATGGAGATAAGGTTTTGGATTTTTCAGTGGCTGAGATTTGTTGGTTGTTGGTAGCCGTACACTCAATCATCCACGTGGAAATTACaatgtttattatttcttttcgtttataaatttttaatttttatttttgaatttagttttattaatacttttcaacttttaaaaatataaaaaatacttttaaatttatgtgaCTTGGTTGTCGTAGGGTATTCGATGTTACGGTTGTGCATTTTCAACTGTGTGATGGTTGAAAACGTTCATGacaagccttaaggggaatttATGCCTCATTCAGGCTGTTTTCGTGGTTTCGTCGAACCTTAAGCGAGATTCTCGTTTGTCAACTGAACACAACTCCTGCAAAATCCAAACTTGTCTGTGCATGCATCTTCAATCATCTGTAACTCTAGTTGACTTGCCTCTATGCTAGGTTAAGATCTCTCATAATGCCATGTCGTATCTTATCATTATCTTAGTTCCTATTGACTGATCCATGCATTGTTATGTTGTCTCGTGTCTTGAGACAGCTCGACCGTTTTGGCTTGCTTGGACATGTCTATCGAAACCGACCTACTCTTCTGCAGAGCCTTCAACTTCGGATTCATGAGATTTCTGTAGTGTTTTGAGCTactttttaacttaatttagGATCGATTGAGAAATTTTGTGCAATTTGAGGtagagaaaaaggagaaaatcgAGCTTACAAACTTTTCAAACCTTGTAAGTAACCATTCAAACTTTTTCTTAAGAATCACTTACCGGATTCGACTAGGACTTGAGTTGAATAAACTCTAATCACGTATTGAGATATAAATTACTtgaatttagtatttaaagtTGTGAATTGACGTCTCGAATGATGAGTTGGGACGAGCTAGATAAGGGTAGGCTATGACGACCCTAAGATTTGATGTACCTTACAACCCTTAATAAGCTCGAGTGAGCTAATTGACCTAGATGTTGTCTTTAGTAGCCTATGAGCTACACACATGACGCACATGACCTAGATGTTACAGTGTAGCTAGCTTGGTTTGACAGGGGTGCTAGGGTGAAGGAGGATTCTTCCTCATTTTTGGCTTTCACCCATTGAAAAGTGATCAACGAGCCTTCTTGTGGAGGGTGAATGTAGTAAAAAGAGTACTCGTGCTTTCTTTCGtcaatgactaagtttttttttgtaattctatGTAGTTCAGGTTGCatatttagaatcattcaCGTTTAACATGATCCATCTTGcttcttgaaatatttgatcaacaaggtaatccgggTTTTACTTTCCCTCGGGGTGAAATCCGCCAAATGTAGGGTTTAACTAGTCATCCTCGTCTGAAGGATGTTATGTCGACCCCCGAGGGCATATTATGTCTTTTGTCGCATCCTTCTCGTGGGATTGTCTCTTTTGAGGTCTCTCTTGCATGTTTTTGTTAATAGATTTGTCCGCTTCAAAGGGAAGACATAGGAGTCGTTACATTCTCCCAAAATCATATCAACCCATATTCTCCAAAAATTAGATCCCGCTCTAATAactctaaataaatttaatgcatGCATTcaaattcatgttttttttttctacatttACAATAAAATcgttctttctattttttacattaaaaatttataattttcttttcattttcttcgacTCTAAATATTCTATTCAttccaaatttcaattattaaaaaaaaaaatatatcataccattatggagagtcgtgttcaactaacatggtatcagagtcatgccctaaacttagtcgtgccaatagattggtaaatcctcaaatgtcgaacaaaggacttcgaaagaaaaaagaagtcaacccttctcgaaggcatagtaaaaaatgactaagactccaaaggagtcgaggctcgattaaggggaggcacttctcgaaggcatagtaaaaaatgactaagattccaaaggagtcaagcctcgattaaagggaggctcttttcgaaggcatagtaaaaaatgactaaaactCCAAAAAAGTCGAGACCCGATTAAGGAGAGgcgtaaaaaatgactaaaactCCAAAAGAGTCGAGAcccgattaaggggaggcgtaaaaaatgactaaaactCCAAAAGAGTCGAGACTCGATTAAGGGTTGgcgtaaaaaatgactaagactccaaaagagtcGAGACTCGATTAAGGGTTGgcgtaaaaaatgactaagactccaaaagagtcgagactcgattaaggggaggtgttcgatgatgaaagtctcacatccgctaatttaggaaaatttagggaatgttcatagaaatatcatatcattgcaGATAGTcatgttcaaatttatattaatatagtaataattttttgaattttttttgaaataatataaaaataagtatttttgaaatgattCTTCCCGTTCCAAATCCGAAACTCTCTGGAACCCAACAGAAAAATCCCCAAATGGCCCTTCCAAATTCTTCTTCGAAACCCTTCGATTCTTCTCGAACACCCCAAGTTCTTCCCCATCAATCTCTCACATTCTCCGCCATTTCCCTCTATAATTTCCACCTTCTCACCATTTTCTCGCAGATTCATTCTCCacaacttcttcttcttcctcacaaATCACTCGCCAATGGCTTTCAGTTCCGCAGTAGCATCGCAGCTCCACATTTTCCGAACCTCCAATCTCCGGTTTCCGGATTCCAACAAATCCTGGAATCGGAGACGGCGACGTATAGCGCCCGCTGTAATCCGGTGCGAGAAGGTCGTTGGAATCGACCTAGGAACGACGAACTCGGCGGTCGCGGCGATGGAGGGAGGGCAACCGACGATCGTGACGAACGCGGAGGGACAGAGGACGACGCCGTCGGTTGTGGCGTACACGAAGACTGGCGATCGGCTTGTCGGTCAGTTGGCGAAGCGACAGGCGGTGGTTAATCCGGAGAATACTTTCTTCTCTGTGAAGAGATTCATTGGAAGGAAGATGGCGGAGGTGGATGAGGAGGCTAAGCAAGTCTCTTACAAGGTTATCGCCGATGAGAATGGGAATGTGAAGCTCGATTGCCCTGCCGTCGGCAAGCAATTTGCCGCTGAGGAGATTTCCGCTCAGGTATTCTCCATTTCTCTCCTTAAAGCTGTTTGGAATCTGCCGGATAATTGATACAATACTCTACCTGTGATGTGATCTACTTTAGAGGATGAAAGTTTAACCTCGGCTAATTGAGGGAGGGAAGGATCATAATGATactgagtttataatcaaagaatactatctctattggtataaGGCCTTctgggaagctcaaagcaaagttaTTAGAATTTATACTCAaggtggataatatcatacaatttagaGAGTCGTGTGTTCATTTAACatggtataagagtcatgttctaaacttagtcgtgccaatagattaggaaattctcaaatgtcgaactccaaaagaaaaagagtcaAGTTTCGAGGTAcggtaaaaaatgactaagactccaaagaagTTGagctcgattaaggagaggcgtactttgttcaaggggaggttTTATAataaggaatactctctctatttgtacgagaccttttgaggaagcccaaagtaaaacCAGTAaagattatgctcaaagtggacaatatgttcaaagtggacaatatcatacaactgtgaagagtcgtgttaATCTAATAACCTAGATTCAAATATGTCAATGAATGTTTACAGAATCTTGagttttttgtttaatttacaTCGGGTCCTTAAAAggtttcaaatattataattttatccataattttgtttcaatttagGTCGAGATGAAGATTTAcacttttgttatttatttcatatctcactttttgagtttaatttatatttggtctcttaattttagaatattatatttttacccatcattttttagttttatttctgTTTGATTCTTAGATATcaatatttacattttcatcatttattttgcttaattttaaaataatataatttttaatgttatttctatttaatccCTAATTTACAcctaatttttaatcttatttctatttaatctctatttttactcgtaatttttaatgttatttctatttaatccCTATTTTTACTcgtaatttttaatgttatttctatttaatccCTATTTTTACTcgtaatttttaatgttatttctatttaatccCTATTTTTACTcgtaatttttaatgttatttctatttaatccCTATTTTTACTcgtaatttttaatgtta
Encoded proteins:
- the LOC111796973 gene encoding uncharacterized protein LOC111796973; protein product: MVHLLPNPLRVSSHLRQDPPRTAVRTRAKSSTGRYEILRNGGIKVRLAVVVRCSSDYSSPITAAIGTSEEIEISDENAYLATEFGWKVRKLIEEEDDLRTVARIQAEAFHEPVLLFNHFFFQFFQAEVLSALIYRLKSYPRDRYACLVAEPESERCKDEYNFVGVVDVTVAGDLKVRRLLPAGVKEYLFVTGIAVDQTARRRKVATALLKGCDMLAKVWGFKFLALSAYEDDYGARNLYSKAGYQVLYVDPLWKSSWIGRKRCVTMVKQL